One window of the Nicotiana tabacum cultivar K326 chromosome 4, ASM71507v2, whole genome shotgun sequence genome contains the following:
- the LOC107782724 gene encoding protein SHORTAGE IN CHIASMATA 1 isoform X2: MRTRFLCTDYFNSTPISARDFLRLPLSPHLTDPNTSKFEDINFSDGVSTLSIDVEIEKFPIETALSSFFADVLPHNIDVELSEFADPQPFASCSSEVQTSKTTNSEGTIVSYSKGKDNLEMVQLEIRVLDTSWLPLLEDIPYFGKENLSIPSHSDGENKLDMPGLEVWLPDSPEILQSICSVDDISSVAVLEKSADLMEDGAFCQGQYHSSTDVFPHLEVDEAGLVIVSDNSVKEKVLSIENIELHCETPGSEGMGSSNELLGSTKFDTFQHLSDGSFAMGCCEVEVPCLNFSAEMDLISIIELEKNSVIHESIENDGLIWVASPIIFDELQFFDSDLFSLREFQSEAKVDIDKDTCDLMLREAENFRNFDELLVSHELIPVDNSFRSLPVPPVPENGNIKSLYLCIKEILAELEPQSPSMSDGLYLDWHFLEEEKCEYREDCFNLLRDIDANDIAFCLNFSDNEMLVSDYFFSSDSPQEPNRAESKEMLSLPSNGIPISPIPYSIEVSTKLLNDGKFPTEGVSSQCIARKASSFGDSRSKFNDLDFFLNRKEYSRGKDYKPADSSIDTSAMDQISFLSSSATTLLQPQWNIKVHQILLSTDILLLIDDLKKIFLAIFERQRELIEIQDPSQAVDDDAILRLPKKKLINLIKKRGICRSSLFQDGDKTMSLVTLSAIKQMVWYLCYYDLHTTYLYIEKLSRSLQGLESKLDFIYNIVKDVHQKGENDIHKFHPSLSVIKDILETFKSKDSSKILIVAEPVFWWSLKKLLTSMNIAFFQQQNGQKDDFYKLEDASMQMIHESDCCLVTREHLFASFPFEKFEIILEYGGSQESSKVSSILPKSDRVPPLHFLKVELEDPSVAKALCDGVDMPNINEASVEGGPHSCSTLNEIDVTFEELLNYLPVEKNLKGGSMEALLGNEACSTAAEDAVFSSKSEQNRRSIDGCPETIIIVNTHNFDTEMVISRRSTYQKILAFEKKGVQVIERDLRQPVDIIVSASACLAWYDCKNIAKKATASEEAFSCLPQCVENIAANILTSLSFAFSGCILVFEGESHFIAGIMESSDELYAAAASLGMDIRIFYSYSSEMTDEIILSCIELSLMTSRGLYPKMRETQTLAESFLSAFPSINPLSAHAILSSAGLLVEFLEWTHERRIHAVQKYQVPDESITLLSALSRFGEREDSKSGMTDCSSSVSSAPGSESLHFKSNSVGTKRKTTWNIENLNTPTNELFDFDPPRTFSKARLNHPRASGLCDSRISEDTNFFDEFGNSSLSFDTELCVQRQSLDTNGTEDLFKVTELCDYQMRKDPHMGDELNKLEAPQIDVCLRPRERVYVGMMNKLDRKNNYSGNFKEDITDEVIDIDDTPATRKAFRNAKYKSFSTLELAMERSKTGVPKAAKKLFFGASGLQEFPTTGDIDSSPDACTSVRDLGQGSGQGMGQHLNAGFYHKKSQIKHKKGVTEEGVSEKVKCLSDLTMQDNNTACYGETPLSSARQSTRLQQGSPWTIEFLNKMREKSRSRQQFLPRDLSAPWYGYPGKSSEVTNRKSPSTIEFYKYQGNSCQEAGTGRKRPKKCIQLPASTTEKASDRLIPTWTPDDKRAKRVLSFATNGNGGQTNLIWSDKNSHTLGRRY, from the exons ATGCGAACTCGATTTCTCTGCACAGATTACTTCAATTCCACTCCAATTTCAGCTCGCGATTTCCTCCGCCTCCCTCTTTCGCCTCATCTCACTGACCCGAACACCTCTAAATTTGAAGACATTAATTTTTCTGACGGAGTTTCTACTCTTAGTATCGATGTCGAAATCGAGAAATTTCCGATCGAGACAGCTCTCTCCAGCTTCTTCGCCGATGTCCTTCCGCACAACATTGATGTTGAACTCTCCGAGTTCGCAGATCCTCAGCCTTTCGCTAGTTGCAGTTCCGAGGTGCAAACAAGCAAAACTACGAACTCAGAG GGGACTATTGTTTCCTACAGCAAGGGGAAGGACAATCTTGAAATGGTCCAACTTGAAATTCGGGTGCTGGATACATCCTGGCTTCCATTG CTAGAAGACATCCCTTATTTTGGAAAGGAGAACTTGTCGATTCCCTCTCATTCGGATGGTGAAAATAAGCTG GATATGCCCGGTCTTGAAGTTTGGCTGCCAGATTCCCCTGAGATCCTGCAATCAATTTGTTCAGTGGATGACATCTCTTCTGTGGCTGTACTGGAGAAAAGTGCTGATTTGATGGAAGATGGTGCTTTCTGTCAGGGGCAATATCATTCTAGTACAGATGTCTTTCCTCATCTTGAAGTGGATGAGGCAGGTTTGGTTATTGTCAGTGACAACTCTGTAAAGGAGAAAGTTCTAAGCATTGAAAATATTGAGCTTCACTGTGAGACGCCAGGAAGTGAAGGAATGGGTAGCAGCAATGAGCTTTTGGGTTCCACAAAGTTTGACACATTCCAACACCTATCAGATGGTAGTTTCGCAATGGGCTGTTGTGAAGTTGAGGTTCCGTGCTTGAATTTCTCTGCGGAGATGGATTTGATAAGTATTATTGAACTTGAGAAAAACTCGGTGATCCATGAAAGCATAGAAAATGATGGTCTAATATGGGTAGCAAGCCCAATCATTTTTGATGAATTGCAGTTCTTTGATTCAGACCTTTTTTCTTTACGTGAATTCCAGTCTGAAGCAAAAGTAGATATTGATAAAGATACATGTGACCTAATGTTGAGAGAAGCCGAGAATTTCAGGAACTTTGATGAATTGCTTGTTTCCCATGAGCTCATCCCTGTGGATAATTCTTTCAGATCATTGCCTGTGCCACCAGTTCCTGAGAATGGAAATATAAAGTCACTGTACTTGTGTATTAAGGAAATCCTAGCTGAGTTGGAGCCGCAGTCTCCCTCCATGTCCGATGGGTTATACTTAGATTGGCATTTTCTGGAAGAAGAGAAATGCGAGTATCGAGAAGACTGTTTCAATTTGTTGAGGGATATAGATGCTAACGACATTGCCTTTTGCTTGAACTTCAGTGACAATGAGATGCTTGTATCGGACTATTTTTTCTCAAGTGATAGTCCACAAGAACCAAACAGAGCGGAGAGCAAGGAAATGCTGAGTTTACCTTCTAATGGCATTCCTATATCTCCCATCCCTTATAGCATAGAAGTGTCAACTAAGTTGCTGAATGATGGGAAGTTCCCAACTGAAGGAGTATCATCCCAATGTATTGCTAGAAAAGCATCTTCATTTGGTGACTCCAGGTCAAAGTTTAATGATCTTGATTTTTTCTTAAATCGTAAGGAGTATAGTAGAGGCAAAGATTATAAACCAGCTGACAGTTCAATTGATACTAGTGCCATGGACCAGATcagcttcctctcttcttctgcAACCACATTATTGCAACCTCAATGGAATATCAAGGTGCATCAAATATTGTTATCTACTGATATTCTACTTCTAATTGATGATCTTAAGAAGATCTTTCTAGCTATCTTTGAAAGACAGAGAGAGTTGATTGAGATTCAGGATCCATCTCAAGCTGTGGACGATGATGCTATTCTTCGCCTTCCAAAGAAAAAGCTCATCAATTTAATTAAGAAAAGAGGCATATGCAGGTCATCTTTGTTCCAGGATGGTGATAAAACGATGTCATTGGTCACATTGTCTGCAATCAAACAGATGGTTTGGTACCTGTGCTACTATGATCTGCATACAACCTATCTATACATAGAAAAGTTATCCAGGAGCTTGCAGGGATTGGAATCTAAACTTGATTTCATCTACAACATCGTAAAAGATGTGCATCAAAAGGGTGAAAACGATATACATAAGTTCCATCCATCGCTATCCGTTATCAAGGATATACTGGAGACATTTAAGAGCAAGGATAGTTCAAAGATATTAATTGTGGCTGAGCCAGTGTTCTGGTGGTCATTGAAGAAACTATTGACGTCCATGAATattgcattttttcaacaacagAATGGACAGAAGGATGATTTTTACAAATTAGAAGATGCTAGCATGCAAATGATTCACGAATCAGATTGCTGTTTAGTAACCCGTGA GCATCTGTTTGCCTCATTTCCATTTGAGAAATTTGAGATTATCTTGGAATATGGAGGTTCACAAGAATCATCTAAAGTATCTTCCATCTTGCCAAAGTCAGATAGAGTTCCTCCCCTTCATTTCCTTAAGGTGGAGCTGGAGGACCCCAGTGttgcaaaagctctttgtgatgGTGTTGACATGCCCAACATTAATGAAGCTAGTGTG GAAGGAGGTCCTCACTCTTGCTCTACTCTCAATGAGATTGACGTTACCTTTGAAGAACTGCTAAATTATCTTCCAGTGGAAAAGAACTTGAAGGGTGGGAGCATGGAGGCATTACTGGGAAATGAAGCTTGCTCTACTGCAGCTGAAGATGCAGTATTCAGTTCAAAATCTGAGCAAAATCGCAGAAGCATAGATGGCTGTCCTGAGACTATCATTATAGTTAACACACACAATTTTGACACGGAAATGGTAATTTCAAGGAGAAGTACATACCAAAAGATTCTTGCATTTGAGAAGAAAGGAGTTCAGGTCATAGAGCGTGATTTACGTCAGCCTGTCGATATTATAGTTAGTGCATCCGCTTGCCTTGCTTGGTATGACTGCAAAAACATTGCAAAGAAAGCTACTGCCTCCGAAGAGGCTTTCTCTTGCTTGCCTCAATGTGTCGAGAATATTGCAGCAAATATTTTGACGTCACTCAGTTTTGCTTTCAGTGGCTGCATTCTG GTCTTTGAGGGAGAAAGCCACTTTATAGCAGGAATTATGGAGTCATCTGATGAGCTCTATGCTGCTGCTGCTAGCTTGGGCATGGATATACGGATCTTTTATTCATATTCTTCTGAGATGACTGATGAGATCATATTATCGTGCATTGAACTTTCATTGATGACAAGCAGAGGACTTTATCCTAAGATGCGTGAGACACAAACGCTGGCAGAATCATTCCTTTCTGCATTTCCTTCAATCAATCCTCTCTCAGCACATGCAATATTGTCTTCAGCGGGCTTGCTTGTTGAGTTTCTGGAATGGACACATGAACGCAGAATTCATGCAGTCCAGAAGTATCAGGTTCCTGATGAAAGCATCACATTACTAAGTGCTTTGAGCAGATTTGGGGAGCGGGAGGATTCTAAATCGGGAATGACAGATTGCTCCTCTTCAGTTTCTTCTGCTCCAGGCTCTGAAAGTCTTCATTTTAAAAGCAACTCTGTGGGGACGAAAAGAAAAACCACCTGGAATATTGAAAATCTTAATACGCCTACAAATGAGTTGTTTGATTTTGATCCACCACGAACATTTTCTAAAGCCAGACTGAATCATCCCAGAGCATCTGGCCTGTGCGATTCTCGGATTTCAGAAGATACCAACTTTTTTGATGAATTTGGGAATTCTAGCTTATCATTTGACACAGAATTGTGTGTTCAAAGACAGTCATTAGACACCAATGGGACAGAAGATCTTTTTAAGGTAACTGAGCTCTGCGATTATCAGATGAGAAAAGATCCACATATGGGAGATGAGTTAAATAAACTTGAGGCTCCACAAATTGATGTGTGTTTGCGTCCAAGAGAGAGAGTTTACGTGGGTATGATgaacaaattggacagaaaaaataACTATTCAGGAAATTTTAAAGAGGATATCACAGATGAGgttattgatattgatgatactCCTGCAACTAGAAAAGCTTTTCGTAATGCAAAATACAAGTCCTTTTCTACCCTGGAGCTTGCAATGGAAAGGTCCAAAACAGGGGTTCCTAAAGCTGCTAAAAAACTCTTTTTTGGAGCAAGTGGTCTCCAAGAATTCCCAACCACTGGGGATATTGACTCTAGCCCAGATGCCTGCACTTCTGTGAGAGACCTTGGGCAAGGATCAGGGCAAGGAATGGGACAGCATTTAAATGCAGGTTTCTATCATAAGAAGAGTCAAATTAAGCACAAGAAAGGTGTCACAGAAGAGGGTGTATCTGAGAAAGTAAAATGTTTAAGTGACCTGACAATGCAAGACAATAATACAGCTTGTTATGGCGAGACACCACTCTCAAGCGCACGTCAATCCACTCGATTGCAGCAAGGTTCACCCTGGACAATTGAATTTCTGAACAAAATGAGGGAAAAGAGTCGGTCACGTCAGCAGTTTCTCCCACGTGACCTATCAGCCCCTTGGTATGGATACCCCGGCAAATCATCAGAAGTCACAAATAGAAAGAGTCCATCTACTATTGAATTTTACAAGTATCAAGGAAACAGTTGCCAAGAGGCAGGGACCGGGAGAAAGAGGCCTAAGAAATGCATCCAGCTACCAGCATCCACTACTGAGAAGGCTTCAGATCGTCTTATTCCAACGTGGACACCCGATGATAAGAGGGCAAAACGG GTGCTATCATTTGCAACAAATGGAAATGGAGGGCAAACTAACCTGATATGGAGTGATAAGAACTCTCATACATTGGGTAGACGATATTAA
- the LOC107782724 gene encoding protein SHORTAGE IN CHIASMATA 1 isoform X1: MRTRFLCTDYFNSTPISARDFLRLPLSPHLTDPNTSKFEDINFSDGVSTLSIDVEIEKFPIETALSSFFADVLPHNIDVELSEFADPQPFASCSSEVQTSKTTNSEGTIVSYSKGKDNLEMVQLEIRVLDTSWLPLLEDIPYFGKENLSIPSHSDGENKLDMPGLEVWLPDSPEILQSICSVDDISSVAVLEKSADLMEDGAFCQGQYHSSTDVFPHLEVDEAGLVIVSDNSVKEKVLSIENIELHCETPGSEGMGSSNELLGSTKFDTFQHLSDGSFAMGCCEVEVPCLNFSAEMDLISIIELEKNSVIHESIENDGLIWVASPIIFDELQFFDSDLFSLREFQSEAKVDIDKDTCDLMLREAENFRNFDELLVSHELIPVDNSFRSLPVPPVPENGNIKSLYLCIKEILAELEPQSPSMSDGLYLDWHFLEEEKCEYREDCFNLLRDIDANDIAFCLNFSDNEMLVSDYFFSSDSPQEPNRAESKEMLSLPSNGIPISPIPYSIEVSTKLLNDGKFPTEGVSSQCIARKASSFGDSRSKFNDLDFFLNRKEYSRGKDYKPADSSIDTSAMDQISFLSSSATTLLQPQWNIKVHQILLSTDILLLIDDLKKIFLAIFERQRELIEIQDPSQAVDDDAILRLPKKKLINLIKKRGICRSSLFQDGDKTMSLVTLSAIKQMVWYLCYYDLHTTYLYIEKLSRSLQGLESKLDFIYNIVKDVHQKGENDIHKFHPSLSVIKDILETFKSKDSSKILIVAEPVFWWSLKKLLTSMNIAFFQQQNGQKDDFYKLEDASMQMIHESDCCLVTREHLFASFPFEKFEIILEYGGSQESSKVSSILPKSDRVPPLHFLKVELEDPSVAKALCDGVDMPNINEASVARGPHSCSTLNEIDVTFEELLNYLPVEKNLKGGSMEALLGNEACSTAAEDAVFSSKSEQNRRSIDGCPETIIIVNTHNFDTEMVISRRSTYQKILAFEKKGVQVIERDLRQPVDIIVSASACLAWYDCKNIAKKATASEEAFSCLPQCVENIAANILTSLSFAFSGCILVFEGESHFIAGIMESSDELYAAAASLGMDIRIFYSYSSEMTDEIILSCIELSLMTSRGLYPKMRETQTLAESFLSAFPSINPLSAHAILSSAGLLVEFLEWTHERRIHAVQKYQVPDESITLLSALSRFGEREDSKSGMTDCSSSVSSAPGSESLHFKSNSVGTKRKTTWNIENLNTPTNELFDFDPPRTFSKARLNHPRASGLCDSRISEDTNFFDEFGNSSLSFDTELCVQRQSLDTNGTEDLFKVTELCDYQMRKDPHMGDELNKLEAPQIDVCLRPRERVYVGMMNKLDRKNNYSGNFKEDITDEVIDIDDTPATRKAFRNAKYKSFSTLELAMERSKTGVPKAAKKLFFGASGLQEFPTTGDIDSSPDACTSVRDLGQGSGQGMGQHLNAGFYHKKSQIKHKKGVTEEGVSEKVKCLSDLTMQDNNTACYGETPLSSARQSTRLQQGSPWTIEFLNKMREKSRSRQQFLPRDLSAPWYGYPGKSSEVTNRKSPSTIEFYKYQGNSCQEAGTGRKRPKKCIQLPASTTEKASDRLIPTWTPDDKRAKRVLSFATNGNGGQTNLIWSDKNSHTLGRRY; the protein is encoded by the exons ATGCGAACTCGATTTCTCTGCACAGATTACTTCAATTCCACTCCAATTTCAGCTCGCGATTTCCTCCGCCTCCCTCTTTCGCCTCATCTCACTGACCCGAACACCTCTAAATTTGAAGACATTAATTTTTCTGACGGAGTTTCTACTCTTAGTATCGATGTCGAAATCGAGAAATTTCCGATCGAGACAGCTCTCTCCAGCTTCTTCGCCGATGTCCTTCCGCACAACATTGATGTTGAACTCTCCGAGTTCGCAGATCCTCAGCCTTTCGCTAGTTGCAGTTCCGAGGTGCAAACAAGCAAAACTACGAACTCAGAG GGGACTATTGTTTCCTACAGCAAGGGGAAGGACAATCTTGAAATGGTCCAACTTGAAATTCGGGTGCTGGATACATCCTGGCTTCCATTG CTAGAAGACATCCCTTATTTTGGAAAGGAGAACTTGTCGATTCCCTCTCATTCGGATGGTGAAAATAAGCTG GATATGCCCGGTCTTGAAGTTTGGCTGCCAGATTCCCCTGAGATCCTGCAATCAATTTGTTCAGTGGATGACATCTCTTCTGTGGCTGTACTGGAGAAAAGTGCTGATTTGATGGAAGATGGTGCTTTCTGTCAGGGGCAATATCATTCTAGTACAGATGTCTTTCCTCATCTTGAAGTGGATGAGGCAGGTTTGGTTATTGTCAGTGACAACTCTGTAAAGGAGAAAGTTCTAAGCATTGAAAATATTGAGCTTCACTGTGAGACGCCAGGAAGTGAAGGAATGGGTAGCAGCAATGAGCTTTTGGGTTCCACAAAGTTTGACACATTCCAACACCTATCAGATGGTAGTTTCGCAATGGGCTGTTGTGAAGTTGAGGTTCCGTGCTTGAATTTCTCTGCGGAGATGGATTTGATAAGTATTATTGAACTTGAGAAAAACTCGGTGATCCATGAAAGCATAGAAAATGATGGTCTAATATGGGTAGCAAGCCCAATCATTTTTGATGAATTGCAGTTCTTTGATTCAGACCTTTTTTCTTTACGTGAATTCCAGTCTGAAGCAAAAGTAGATATTGATAAAGATACATGTGACCTAATGTTGAGAGAAGCCGAGAATTTCAGGAACTTTGATGAATTGCTTGTTTCCCATGAGCTCATCCCTGTGGATAATTCTTTCAGATCATTGCCTGTGCCACCAGTTCCTGAGAATGGAAATATAAAGTCACTGTACTTGTGTATTAAGGAAATCCTAGCTGAGTTGGAGCCGCAGTCTCCCTCCATGTCCGATGGGTTATACTTAGATTGGCATTTTCTGGAAGAAGAGAAATGCGAGTATCGAGAAGACTGTTTCAATTTGTTGAGGGATATAGATGCTAACGACATTGCCTTTTGCTTGAACTTCAGTGACAATGAGATGCTTGTATCGGACTATTTTTTCTCAAGTGATAGTCCACAAGAACCAAACAGAGCGGAGAGCAAGGAAATGCTGAGTTTACCTTCTAATGGCATTCCTATATCTCCCATCCCTTATAGCATAGAAGTGTCAACTAAGTTGCTGAATGATGGGAAGTTCCCAACTGAAGGAGTATCATCCCAATGTATTGCTAGAAAAGCATCTTCATTTGGTGACTCCAGGTCAAAGTTTAATGATCTTGATTTTTTCTTAAATCGTAAGGAGTATAGTAGAGGCAAAGATTATAAACCAGCTGACAGTTCAATTGATACTAGTGCCATGGACCAGATcagcttcctctcttcttctgcAACCACATTATTGCAACCTCAATGGAATATCAAGGTGCATCAAATATTGTTATCTACTGATATTCTACTTCTAATTGATGATCTTAAGAAGATCTTTCTAGCTATCTTTGAAAGACAGAGAGAGTTGATTGAGATTCAGGATCCATCTCAAGCTGTGGACGATGATGCTATTCTTCGCCTTCCAAAGAAAAAGCTCATCAATTTAATTAAGAAAAGAGGCATATGCAGGTCATCTTTGTTCCAGGATGGTGATAAAACGATGTCATTGGTCACATTGTCTGCAATCAAACAGATGGTTTGGTACCTGTGCTACTATGATCTGCATACAACCTATCTATACATAGAAAAGTTATCCAGGAGCTTGCAGGGATTGGAATCTAAACTTGATTTCATCTACAACATCGTAAAAGATGTGCATCAAAAGGGTGAAAACGATATACATAAGTTCCATCCATCGCTATCCGTTATCAAGGATATACTGGAGACATTTAAGAGCAAGGATAGTTCAAAGATATTAATTGTGGCTGAGCCAGTGTTCTGGTGGTCATTGAAGAAACTATTGACGTCCATGAATattgcattttttcaacaacagAATGGACAGAAGGATGATTTTTACAAATTAGAAGATGCTAGCATGCAAATGATTCACGAATCAGATTGCTGTTTAGTAACCCGTGA GCATCTGTTTGCCTCATTTCCATTTGAGAAATTTGAGATTATCTTGGAATATGGAGGTTCACAAGAATCATCTAAAGTATCTTCCATCTTGCCAAAGTCAGATAGAGTTCCTCCCCTTCATTTCCTTAAGGTGGAGCTGGAGGACCCCAGTGttgcaaaagctctttgtgatgGTGTTGACATGCCCAACATTAATGAAGCTAGTGTGGCAA GAGGTCCTCACTCTTGCTCTACTCTCAATGAGATTGACGTTACCTTTGAAGAACTGCTAAATTATCTTCCAGTGGAAAAGAACTTGAAGGGTGGGAGCATGGAGGCATTACTGGGAAATGAAGCTTGCTCTACTGCAGCTGAAGATGCAGTATTCAGTTCAAAATCTGAGCAAAATCGCAGAAGCATAGATGGCTGTCCTGAGACTATCATTATAGTTAACACACACAATTTTGACACGGAAATGGTAATTTCAAGGAGAAGTACATACCAAAAGATTCTTGCATTTGAGAAGAAAGGAGTTCAGGTCATAGAGCGTGATTTACGTCAGCCTGTCGATATTATAGTTAGTGCATCCGCTTGCCTTGCTTGGTATGACTGCAAAAACATTGCAAAGAAAGCTACTGCCTCCGAAGAGGCTTTCTCTTGCTTGCCTCAATGTGTCGAGAATATTGCAGCAAATATTTTGACGTCACTCAGTTTTGCTTTCAGTGGCTGCATTCTG GTCTTTGAGGGAGAAAGCCACTTTATAGCAGGAATTATGGAGTCATCTGATGAGCTCTATGCTGCTGCTGCTAGCTTGGGCATGGATATACGGATCTTTTATTCATATTCTTCTGAGATGACTGATGAGATCATATTATCGTGCATTGAACTTTCATTGATGACAAGCAGAGGACTTTATCCTAAGATGCGTGAGACACAAACGCTGGCAGAATCATTCCTTTCTGCATTTCCTTCAATCAATCCTCTCTCAGCACATGCAATATTGTCTTCAGCGGGCTTGCTTGTTGAGTTTCTGGAATGGACACATGAACGCAGAATTCATGCAGTCCAGAAGTATCAGGTTCCTGATGAAAGCATCACATTACTAAGTGCTTTGAGCAGATTTGGGGAGCGGGAGGATTCTAAATCGGGAATGACAGATTGCTCCTCTTCAGTTTCTTCTGCTCCAGGCTCTGAAAGTCTTCATTTTAAAAGCAACTCTGTGGGGACGAAAAGAAAAACCACCTGGAATATTGAAAATCTTAATACGCCTACAAATGAGTTGTTTGATTTTGATCCACCACGAACATTTTCTAAAGCCAGACTGAATCATCCCAGAGCATCTGGCCTGTGCGATTCTCGGATTTCAGAAGATACCAACTTTTTTGATGAATTTGGGAATTCTAGCTTATCATTTGACACAGAATTGTGTGTTCAAAGACAGTCATTAGACACCAATGGGACAGAAGATCTTTTTAAGGTAACTGAGCTCTGCGATTATCAGATGAGAAAAGATCCACATATGGGAGATGAGTTAAATAAACTTGAGGCTCCACAAATTGATGTGTGTTTGCGTCCAAGAGAGAGAGTTTACGTGGGTATGATgaacaaattggacagaaaaaataACTATTCAGGAAATTTTAAAGAGGATATCACAGATGAGgttattgatattgatgatactCCTGCAACTAGAAAAGCTTTTCGTAATGCAAAATACAAGTCCTTTTCTACCCTGGAGCTTGCAATGGAAAGGTCCAAAACAGGGGTTCCTAAAGCTGCTAAAAAACTCTTTTTTGGAGCAAGTGGTCTCCAAGAATTCCCAACCACTGGGGATATTGACTCTAGCCCAGATGCCTGCACTTCTGTGAGAGACCTTGGGCAAGGATCAGGGCAAGGAATGGGACAGCATTTAAATGCAGGTTTCTATCATAAGAAGAGTCAAATTAAGCACAAGAAAGGTGTCACAGAAGAGGGTGTATCTGAGAAAGTAAAATGTTTAAGTGACCTGACAATGCAAGACAATAATACAGCTTGTTATGGCGAGACACCACTCTCAAGCGCACGTCAATCCACTCGATTGCAGCAAGGTTCACCCTGGACAATTGAATTTCTGAACAAAATGAGGGAAAAGAGTCGGTCACGTCAGCAGTTTCTCCCACGTGACCTATCAGCCCCTTGGTATGGATACCCCGGCAAATCATCAGAAGTCACAAATAGAAAGAGTCCATCTACTATTGAATTTTACAAGTATCAAGGAAACAGTTGCCAAGAGGCAGGGACCGGGAGAAAGAGGCCTAAGAAATGCATCCAGCTACCAGCATCCACTACTGAGAAGGCTTCAGATCGTCTTATTCCAACGTGGACACCCGATGATAAGAGGGCAAAACGG GTGCTATCATTTGCAACAAATGGAAATGGAGGGCAAACTAACCTGATATGGAGTGATAAGAACTCTCATACATTGGGTAGACGATATTAA